One Staphylococcus simiae genomic region harbors:
- the mnhF2 gene encoding monovalent cation/H+ antiporter complex subunit F yields MIETLTHFFIISSLIIFGIALLLCLFRLIKGPTTADRVVTFDTTSAVVMSLVGVLSVLMGTVSFLDSIMLIAIISFVSSVSISRFIGGGRVFNGTSKRNR; encoded by the coding sequence ATGATTGAAACATTAACACATTTTTTTATTATTAGTTCTTTAATCATTTTTGGTATAGCCTTATTGTTATGTCTTTTTAGATTAATTAAAGGTCCTACAACTGCAGACAGAGTTGTGACATTTGATACTACCAGTGCAGTTGTTATGTCTTTAGTAGGTGTACTAAGCGTTCTAATGGGCACAGTGTCATTTCTAGATTCTATTATGTTAATTGCAATTATTTCATTTGTAAGTTCTGTATCAATATCGAGATTTATTGGAGGGGGCCGCGTTTTCAATGGAACTAGTAAAAGAAATCGTTAG
- the mntC gene encoding manganese ABC transporter substrate-binding lipoprotein MntC, which produces MKKIIPILLAFMIILAACGTGNKEASDKSHDKLKVVTTNSILYDMAKNVGGDDVEIHSIVPVGQDPHEYEVKPKDIKKLTDADVILYNGLNLETGNGWFEKALEQAGKSLKDKKVIAVSKDVTPIYLNGEEGNKDKQDPHAWLSLDNGIKYVKTIQQAFIDNDNKHKDDYDNQGKKYLSQLEQLNNSSKDKFNDIPKNERAMITSEGAFKYFSKQYGIKPGYIWEINTEKQGTPTQMRQAIHFVKQHHLKHLLVETSVDKKAMQSLSEETHKDIYGEVYTDSIGKEGTKGDSYYKMMKSNIETVHGSMK; this is translated from the coding sequence ATGAAAAAAATAATACCTATATTACTGGCATTTATGATAATTTTAGCTGCTTGTGGCACTGGAAACAAAGAAGCTAGCGATAAATCACATGATAAATTAAAAGTTGTAACGACAAATTCTATTCTATACGATATGGCTAAAAATGTCGGTGGAGATGATGTAGAAATACATAGTATTGTGCCAGTTGGCCAAGACCCTCACGAATATGAAGTTAAGCCTAAAGATATTAAAAAACTCACAGATGCTGATGTCATTTTGTATAACGGTTTAAATTTAGAAACTGGAAATGGTTGGTTTGAAAAAGCACTTGAGCAAGCTGGAAAATCATTAAAAGATAAAAAAGTGATTGCTGTATCAAAAGATGTAACACCCATTTATTTAAATGGTGAAGAAGGCAATAAAGATAAACAAGATCCACATGCTTGGTTAAGTTTAGATAATGGTATTAAATACGTCAAAACAATTCAACAAGCTTTTATCGACAATGATAACAAACATAAAGATGACTATGATAACCAAGGGAAGAAATATTTATCTCAATTGGAACAATTAAATAACAGCAGCAAAGATAAATTTAATGATATTCCTAAAAATGAGCGTGCTATGATAACTAGTGAAGGTGCTTTTAAATATTTTTCAAAACAATATGGTATTAAACCAGGTTATATTTGGGAAATCAATACAGAAAAACAAGGTACACCTACTCAAATGAGACAAGCCATTCACTTTGTAAAACAACATCATCTTAAACACCTATTGGTTGAAACAAGTGTAGATAAAAAAGCTATGCAAAGCCTTTCTGAAGAAACACATAAAGATATTTATGGAGAAGTATACACGGATTCAATCGGTAAAGAAGGTACTAAAGGCGACTCATATTATAAAATGATGAAATCCAATATCGAAACAGTACACGGCAGTATGAAATAG
- the ltrA gene encoding group II intron reverse transcriptase/maturase, producing MYRESPSMMELVVRENNIQKAIKKVKKNNGAPGIDGMRVSELTSHFAKYFPQIKQKLLDGTYKPQAVRKVEIPKSNGKKRVLGIPVARDRVIQQAIKQVIEPSIDRTFSKHSHGFRPNRSTGTALKECATYYEEGYLVAVDCDLKQCFDMLNHDKLMYLFERHVQDKAISKFIRRSLQVGAIDLNGNYRSREIGAPQGGVISPLLCNIYLHELDNELEKRGHRFVRYADDFVIFVRTKRAGQRVMESVTKFIEKDLKLIVNSEKSKVGSITRLKFLSCLMTKVNGTYRFRPTMEARRNLKRTLRRLTKRNRPGTFKEIISEINQVTRGWINYFGKGFITGFVTKLQSWLNRRIRQLILKRWKRIKTKYKMLRKYGLDHKSAMKIANSRKKYWRLSSTHEVHRALTTKRLYKWGLEPLTQLAETAYARY from the coding sequence ATGTATCGTGAGTCTCCATCTATGATGGAGCTTGTTGTAAGAGAGAATAATATACAAAAAGCAATTAAGAAAGTGAAGAAAAACAACGGTGCACCTGGCATCGATGGCATGCGAGTAAGTGAATTAACATCACATTTCGCAAAATACTTTCCACAAATTAAACAAAAACTGCTTGATGGCACGTATAAGCCACAAGCAGTAAGAAAGGTTGAAATACCTAAATCAAATGGGAAAAAGCGCGTGCTTGGAATCCCTGTCGCAAGAGACAGAGTTATCCAACAAGCCATTAAACAAGTCATTGAACCTAGTATCGACCGTACTTTCTCAAAACACAGTCATGGCTTTAGACCGAATCGTAGTACAGGAACTGCACTTAAAGAATGTGCAACATACTATGAAGAAGGTTACTTAGTTGCAGTTGATTGTGATTTAAAACAGTGCTTTGATATGTTGAACCATGATAAATTAATGTATCTATTTGAACGACATGTTCAAGATAAAGCCATTTCTAAATTTATTCGTAGAAGCCTACAGGTTGGTGCAATCGACCTCAATGGTAATTATCGAAGTAGAGAAATAGGTGCACCGCAAGGTGGTGTTATTTCCCCGTTACTTTGTAATATTTATCTTCACGAATTAGATAATGAATTGGAGAAACGTGGTCATCGCTTTGTTCGTTATGCAGATGACTTCGTCATCTTTGTACGTACAAAACGAGCGGGTCAACGTGTCATGGAAAGTGTGACAAAGTTTATCGAAAAAGACCTTAAACTTATTGTAAATAGTGAAAAGAGCAAGGTAGGTTCTATCACACGTTTAAAGTTCTTGAGTTGTCTAATGACCAAAGTAAATGGCACTTATCGTTTCAGACCGACTATGGAAGCAAGAAGAAATTTAAAACGCACCTTAAGACGTCTAACGAAACGAAATAGACCAGGTACCTTTAAAGAGATTATATCAGAAATTAATCAAGTAACACGAGGGTGGATAAATTACTTTGGTAAAGGATTTATTACAGGTTTTGTAACGAAGTTACAATCATGGTTAAACCGACGCATTAGACAACTAATCCTCAAAAGATGGAAAAGAATAAAAACCAAATATAAGATGTTACGTAAGTATGGACTTGACCATAAGAGTGCAATGAAAATTGCCAATTCAAGAAAGAAATACTGGCGCTTATCATCAACGCATGAAGTTCATCGTGCACTTACAACAAAACGTCTCTACAAGTGGGGGTTAGAACCATTAACCCAACTCGCAGAGACGGCTTACGCAAGATATTGA
- the mnhB2 gene encoding monovalent cation/H+ antiporter subunit B, with protein sequence MKENDVVLKTITKLVVFILLTFGFYVFFAGHDNPGGGFIGGLVFSSAFILMFLAFNVSDVLESLPIDFKALMGIGSLMSVITAIAPTFFGQPFLSQYDATIAIPLFGSIHVTTVTVFELGILLSVVGVIVTVMLALSGEQT encoded by the coding sequence ATGAAAGAGAATGATGTTGTGTTAAAGACCATCACGAAGTTAGTCGTTTTTATACTATTAACATTTGGTTTTTATGTCTTTTTTGCAGGTCATGATAATCCAGGTGGTGGCTTTATAGGCGGTTTGGTTTTTAGTTCAGCTTTTATTCTTATGTTTTTGGCATTTAATGTGTCGGATGTATTAGAAAGTTTACCAATCGATTTTAAAGCACTTATGGGTATTGGTTCATTAATGTCTGTTATAACTGCAATAGCACCAACATTCTTTGGTCAACCCTTCCTATCTCAATATGATGCAACAATAGCAATCCCACTATTTGGAAGCATTCACGTAACTACAGTTACAGTATTTGAATTAGGTATATTATTGTCCGTCGTAGGTGTGATTGTGACAGTTATGTTGGCATTGAGTGGTGAACAAACATGA
- the istA gene encoding IS21 family transposase produces the protein MKLSLDINTDYEVTTLSDLPKLKIVMESLNMKINKSEIARQMNVDRRTIDKYLNGFKPSVNRKKQSKIDPYYDLIKELLSEECEQKFFYKRVLWQYLKDNHGLNCAYSTFRTYIRKHDLFNNYFKKGRQKSTPVGTTRFETKPGCQAQFDWKEDIRFKTKDHQEVSLNIGVLLLSYSRFKIMQVTMSKSLDVLLNLMVQAFESIEGVPEELVTDNMKTVMSQPRTETFSGQVNPKFKQFADDFNFKVKPCIAGRPRTKGKVESIMKILDEIHAYQGQLYLHEIPQFIDELNDRLNYSVHNGTGKIPIIEVKKEKSFLQPLPNVHVRNSYKVEHKYLKVNRSNMITYRSNQYSVPAEYYGKTVEVQVYDQRLFVYYNTKLIVEHPITHHKLNYQQQHYLETLAVSYGDHDDINQLALDNLKTIGEMYDE, from the coding sequence ATGAAATTATCTTTAGATATAAATACAGATTATGAAGTTACAACTCTTTCAGATTTACCAAAATTAAAAATTGTTATGGAGAGCTTAAACATGAAAATTAATAAAAGTGAAATCGCAAGACAAATGAATGTAGATCGAAGAACAATAGATAAATATTTAAATGGCTTTAAACCTTCGGTTAATCGAAAAAAACAATCTAAAATTGATCCCTATTATGATTTAATAAAAGAATTGTTGTCTGAAGAATGTGAACAGAAATTCTTTTATAAACGCGTGTTATGGCAATACCTTAAAGATAATCATGGTCTAAATTGTGCGTATTCCACATTTAGAACATATATAAGAAAACATGATTTATTCAATAATTATTTTAAAAAAGGACGACAAAAGTCAACGCCTGTTGGAACAACTAGATTTGAAACAAAACCAGGTTGCCAAGCTCAATTTGATTGGAAGGAAGATATAAGATTTAAAACGAAGGATCATCAAGAGGTATCTTTAAATATTGGTGTTTTACTCCTGTCATATTCACGCTTCAAAATTATGCAAGTTACGATGAGTAAATCATTAGATGTATTACTTAATTTAATGGTTCAAGCTTTTGAATCTATTGAAGGTGTTCCAGAGGAACTTGTTACAGATAATATGAAAACAGTGATGAGTCAACCTAGGACTGAAACGTTTAGTGGACAAGTTAATCCTAAATTCAAACAATTCGCTGATGATTTTAATTTTAAAGTGAAGCCGTGTATAGCTGGTCGTCCTAGAACGAAAGGTAAAGTTGAATCCATTATGAAAATATTAGATGAAATTCATGCCTATCAAGGACAATTATACTTACATGAAATTCCACAATTTATTGACGAATTAAATGATCGTTTGAATTACTCAGTGCATAATGGGACAGGAAAAATACCAATTATTGAAGTAAAAAAAGAAAAGAGCTTCTTACAGCCATTACCCAATGTCCATGTAAGAAACTCATATAAAGTAGAACATAAATATTTGAAAGTCAATCGTTCGAATATGATTACATATCGCTCCAATCAGTACTCAGTTCCTGCTGAATACTATGGAAAAACGGTTGAAGTTCAAGTTTATGATCAACGTTTGTTTGTTTATTATAACACCAAATTAATCGTTGAGCATCCTATTACCCATCATAAATTAAATTATCAGCAACAACACTATTTAGAAACGCTAGCTGTCTCCTATGGAGACCATGATGATATTAATCAGCTGGCCTTAGATAATTTAAAAACGATAGGAGAGATGTATGATGAATAA
- the mnhD2 gene encoding Na+/H+ antiporter subunit D: protein MLSNLIILPMLLPFLCALILIFLKNQDRLSKYLYIGTMAVTTFISLGLLVYVMQHKPITLDFGGWKAPFGIQFLGDSLSLLMVTTASFVITLIMAYGFGRSESRANRYHLPSFILFLSVGVIGSFLTSDLFNLYVMFEIMLLASFVLVTLGQSVEQLRAAIIYVVLNIIGSWLFLLGIGLLYKTVGSLNFSHIAMRLNDMQDNQTVTMISLIFLVAFSAKASLVIFMWLPKAYAVLNTELAALFAALMTKVGAYALIRFFTLMFDEHTNITHPLLVVMSCVTMVIGAFGVIAYKDIKKIAAYQVILSIGFIILGLGTNTFSGINGAIFYLVNDIVVKTLLFFIIGSLVYISGYRQFQYLSGLAKKEPFFGVAFVIMIFAIGGVPPFSGFPGKLLIFQGALQNGNYIGLTLMIVTSLIAMFSLFRIFFYMYFGDKDGEEVEFKKIPLQRKSILGVLVAAVIFMGVAAPVILNVTTNATQLNTNDHLYHQLINSHLEEEDK from the coding sequence ATGCTAAGTAACTTAATAATTTTACCGATGTTATTACCTTTCCTTTGTGCATTAATTTTAATTTTCTTAAAAAATCAAGATCGTTTATCTAAGTATTTATATATAGGAACGATGGCTGTAACTACATTTATTTCGTTAGGACTTTTAGTTTATGTTATGCAGCATAAACCAATCACCTTAGATTTTGGTGGTTGGAAAGCACCATTTGGTATTCAATTTTTAGGAGATTCATTAAGTTTACTAATGGTCACAACCGCTTCCTTTGTCATTACTTTAATTATGGCATATGGATTTGGGCGTAGTGAAAGTAGAGCCAATCGTTATCATTTACCATCATTTATTTTATTTTTAAGTGTTGGAGTGATAGGCTCCTTTTTAACATCAGATTTATTTAATTTATATGTCATGTTTGAAATTATGTTATTAGCTTCATTTGTTTTAGTAACATTAGGTCAATCTGTTGAACAATTACGTGCTGCTATTATTTATGTTGTTCTTAATATTATTGGTTCATGGTTATTTTTATTGGGCATTGGATTATTATATAAAACCGTAGGATCTTTAAATTTTTCACATATTGCGATGAGATTAAATGATATGCAAGATAATCAAACTGTAACAATGATTTCACTTATTTTTTTAGTAGCATTTAGTGCTAAAGCATCACTGGTTATCTTCATGTGGTTACCAAAAGCTTATGCAGTGTTAAATACTGAATTAGCAGCTTTATTTGCTGCACTTATGACTAAAGTTGGAGCGTATGCGTTAATTAGATTTTTTACGTTAATGTTTGATGAACATACTAATATTACTCATCCATTATTAGTAGTCATGTCCTGTGTGACGATGGTGATTGGAGCATTTGGTGTCATTGCATATAAAGATATTAAGAAAATAGCGGCTTATCAAGTTATTCTATCTATTGGATTTATTATTCTTGGCTTAGGAACAAATACATTTTCAGGCATCAATGGTGCTATCTTTTATCTTGTAAATGATATTGTTGTTAAAACTTTATTGTTCTTTATTATAGGTAGTTTAGTTTATATTTCTGGCTATCGACAATTTCAATATTTATCAGGTTTAGCTAAGAAAGAACCATTCTTTGGTGTAGCTTTTGTTATCATGATATTTGCTATTGGCGGCGTTCCACCATTTAGTGGGTTTCCAGGAAAATTACTTATATTTCAAGGTGCTTTACAAAATGGGAATTATATTGGCTTAACGCTTATGATTGTTACTAGTTTAATAGCTATGTTTAGTTTGTTTAGAATATTCTTTTATATGTATTTTGGTGATAAAGATGGCGAAGAAGTAGAATTCAAAAAAATTCCTTTACAACGTAAGAGTATATTAGGCGTATTAGTTGCCGCTGTTATTTTTATGGGAGTAGCTGCACCAGTGATTTTAAATGTGACAACTAATGCTACTCAATTAAATACCAATGATCATTTATATCATCAACTGATTAATTCTCATCTAGAGGAGGAAGATAAATGA
- the mnhG2 gene encoding Na+/H+ antiporter subunit G, whose protein sequence is MELVKEIVSLLSAIMLFLGSIIALISAIGIIKFQDVFLRSHAATKSSTLSVLLTLIGVLIYFIMNSGFFSVRLLLSIVFINLTSPVGMHLIARAAYRNGSYMYRKDDANTHASILLSSNEQNTDKERRHRAKIREQRRQYWYQKNKK, encoded by the coding sequence ATGGAACTAGTAAAAGAAATCGTTAGTCTTCTATCGGCAATTATGTTATTTCTGGGCAGTATCATCGCATTGATAAGTGCTATAGGTATTATTAAATTCCAAGATGTTTTTTTAAGAAGTCATGCAGCAACTAAAAGTTCCACATTATCAGTATTATTGACACTTATCGGTGTGTTAATTTATTTTATAATGAATAGTGGCTTTTTTAGTGTAAGATTATTGTTATCAATCGTGTTTATTAATTTAACATCACCGGTAGGAATGCATTTAATAGCTCGAGCAGCGTATCGCAACGGTTCATATATGTATAGAAAAGATGACGCTAATACGCATGCATCTATTTTATTAAGTTCAAATGAACAAAATACAGATAAAGAACGGCGACATAGAGCTAAAATAAGAGAACAAAGACGACAATATTGGTATCAAAAAAATAAAAAATAA
- the mnhE2 gene encoding Na+/H+ antiporter subunit E, translating into MNQIVLNIVIAFLWVLFQDEEHFKLTTFFSGYIIGLIVIYILHRFFSNEFYLRKIWVFIKFLGVYLYQLVTSSFSTINYILFKTEDMNPGLLSYETRLTNDWAITFLTILIIITPGSTVIRISKDSRKFFIHSIDVSEKDKESLLRSIKQYEDLILEVSR; encoded by the coding sequence ATGAACCAAATTGTGTTAAATATAGTCATTGCATTTTTATGGGTATTATTTCAAGATGAAGAACACTTTAAACTCACAACTTTCTTCTCTGGATATATCATTGGCTTAATCGTTATTTATATTTTACATCGCTTTTTTAGTAATGAATTTTATCTACGTAAAATATGGGTGTTTATAAAATTTTTAGGAGTATACTTGTATCAACTTGTGACTTCTAGCTTTAGTACTATTAATTATATTTTGTTTAAAACGGAGGATATGAACCCAGGTTTGTTATCATATGAAACACGATTAACTAATGATTGGGCTATTACATTTTTAACAATTTTAATTATTATCACTCCAGGATCTACTGTCATAAGAATATCTAAAGACTCTCGTAAATTTTTCATTCATAGCATTGACGTTTCCGAGAAAGATAAAGAGAGTTTATTACGAAGTATTAAGCAATATGAAGATTTAATCTTGGAGGTGTCACGATGA
- a CDS encoding metal ABC transporter permease, whose translation MLEFFEHLFTYQFLNRALITSIIVGIVCGTVGSLIVLRGLSLMGDAMSHAVLPGVALSFLFGIPMFIGALITGMIASIFIGYITSSSKTKPDAAIGISFTAFLAIGIIIISLINSTTDLYHILFGNLLAITQSAFWTTIIIGLIVLLLIIIFYRPLMISTFDPTFSRMSGLNTTLIHYFIMLLLSLVTVASIQTVGIILVVALLITPASTAFLISKNLYTMMIIASLISIISSIIGLYYSYIYNIPSGATIVICTFIIYIATLSFSKFTHKKKRGITI comes from the coding sequence TTGCTAGAATTTTTTGAACATTTATTTACATATCAATTTTTAAACAGAGCTTTAATAACTTCAATTATTGTTGGAATAGTATGTGGTACCGTAGGAAGTTTAATAGTACTTCGTGGGCTATCACTTATGGGAGATGCTATGAGTCACGCAGTTTTACCTGGAGTAGCTTTATCATTTTTATTTGGTATACCTATGTTTATAGGAGCATTGATCACAGGAATGATTGCAAGTATTTTTATTGGCTACATCACTTCTAGTAGTAAGACCAAACCTGATGCAGCAATTGGTATCAGTTTTACAGCTTTTCTAGCAATAGGAATAATCATTATTAGTTTAATTAATAGTACTACAGATTTGTATCATATTTTATTCGGTAACTTACTAGCAATCACTCAAAGTGCATTTTGGACAACAATTATTATTGGTCTTATTGTACTTTTACTTATCATTATATTTTATCGTCCGTTAATGATTTCAACATTTGATCCAACATTTAGCAGAATGAGTGGTTTAAATACGACATTAATTCATTACTTTATTATGCTGCTCTTGTCTTTAGTAACTGTTGCAAGTATCCAAACAGTCGGCATTATTTTAGTAGTTGCCTTACTGATTACACCTGCTTCTACAGCTTTTTTAATCAGTAAAAATTTATATACAATGATGATAATTGCAAGTTTAATTAGTATTATTAGCTCTATTATTGGACTTTATTATAGTTACATTTACAACATTCCTAGTGGTGCAACAATAGTTATTTGTACATTTATTATTTACATAGCAACTTTATCATTTTCAAAATTTACACATAAAAAGAAACGAGGAATAACAATATGA
- the mnhC2 gene encoding NADH-quinone oxidoreductase subunit K yields MNLILLLVIGFLVFIGTYMILSVNLIRIVIGISIYTHAGNLIIMSMGKYGSNRAEPLITNGNDLFVDPLLQAIVLTAIVIGFGMTAFLLVLVYRTYKVTKEDEIDGLRGEDDAK; encoded by the coding sequence ATGAATTTAATATTATTACTTGTTATAGGATTTTTAGTATTTATAGGTACGTATATGATTTTATCAGTCAATTTAATTCGTATCGTCATTGGGATATCAATTTATACACATGCTGGTAATTTGATTATTATGAGTATGGGGAAATATGGTTCGAATAGAGCAGAACCATTAATAACTAATGGAAATGATTTGTTTGTTGATCCATTATTGCAAGCAATTGTGTTAACTGCAATTGTTATTGGTTTTGGTATGACAGCATTCTTATTAGTACTCGTTTATAGAACATATAAAGTAACTAAAGAAGATGAAATTGATGGATTAAGGGGGGAAGATGATGCTAAGTAA
- a CDS encoding cation:proton antiporter codes for MEIFETILIFIAVVIMSSFVHTFLPKVPLAFIQIFLGMLLFITPIPVEFNFDSELFMVTMIAPLLFVEGVNVSRVHLRKYIKPVMMMALGLVITTVIGVGFFVHWIWPDLPLGAAFAIAAILCPTDAVAVQAITKGKVLPKGAMTILEGESLLNDAAGIISFKIAVGVLVTGVFSPIDAIELFIISSLGGAIVGLLIGIALVRFRLTLMRRGYENINMFTIIQLLTPFITYLIAELFHASGIIAAVIAGLVHGFERDRISQVRTQLQMSYNHTWNILGYVLNGFVFSILGFLVPEVIVNIVKTEPHNLIFLIGITLLIALAVYLFRFLWVYILYPNFYLPVSPFQKIMTKDDDDKLASDKPPKRSLYALIMTLCGVHGTISLAIALTLPYFLAGHHTFEFRNDLLFIASGMVIISLVIAQVLLPLMTKPAPKIVIGNMTFKQARIYILEHVIDYLNQKSTFETSYRYGNVIKEYHDKLTFLKTVEKDDENSKELERLQKIAFNVETKTLEELVDKGDITNSVLENYMRYAERTQVYRQASLIRRMIVLARGALLKRRVKTRINSASSLSVTDNLMELNKINKMVHYNVVSRLAKETNNDNKLEVGMVCDGYLMRIDNLTPSNFFNSENEDTITKIKLNALREQRRILRELIDSDEVSEGTALKLRESINYDEMVIVDSMT; via the coding sequence TTGGAAATATTTGAGACAATATTGATATTTATTGCAGTAGTTATAATGAGTTCTTTCGTCCATACTTTCTTACCTAAAGTACCTCTTGCTTTTATTCAAATTTTCTTGGGAATGTTATTATTTATTACACCTATTCCAGTAGAATTTAATTTCGATTCTGAATTATTTATGGTAACGATGATTGCACCATTACTATTTGTCGAAGGTGTAAATGTATCTAGAGTACATTTACGTAAATATATTAAACCGGTAATGATGATGGCATTAGGATTAGTGATCACAACCGTTATTGGTGTTGGTTTCTTTGTACATTGGATATGGCCAGATTTACCATTAGGTGCAGCATTTGCGATTGCAGCTATACTATGTCCAACTGATGCAGTGGCAGTACAAGCGATTACTAAGGGTAAAGTATTACCTAAAGGTGCAATGACAATACTTGAAGGTGAATCATTATTAAATGATGCTGCAGGTATTATTTCTTTTAAAATTGCAGTAGGAGTACTCGTTACTGGAGTCTTTTCACCAATTGATGCAATTGAATTATTTATTATTTCATCTTTAGGTGGAGCTATCGTTGGTTTACTAATAGGGATAGCGTTGGTAAGATTCCGTCTAACGCTTATGCGCCGTGGATATGAAAATATAAATATGTTTACTATTATCCAATTGTTAACACCATTTATTACATATCTAATAGCTGAATTATTCCATGCGTCAGGAATTATTGCAGCCGTTATAGCAGGTTTGGTACATGGGTTTGAACGAGATAGAATTAGTCAAGTACGTACGCAATTACAAATGAGTTATAATCATACCTGGAATATTTTAGGTTATGTATTAAATGGCTTTGTATTTTCTATTTTAGGTTTTTTGGTTCCAGAAGTTATCGTTAACATTGTTAAAACAGAACCACATAATTTAATATTCTTGATAGGAATTACATTATTAATTGCACTGGCTGTGTATTTATTTAGATTTTTATGGGTTTATATTTTATATCCGAATTTTTATTTACCAGTTAGTCCATTCCAAAAAATTATGACCAAAGACGATGATGATAAGTTGGCTTCTGATAAACCACCAAAAAGAAGTTTATATGCCTTAATTATGACTTTATGTGGTGTTCATGGAACAATATCATTAGCCATTGCGCTAACTTTGCCGTATTTTTTAGCTGGACATCATACGTTTGAATTCCGCAATGATTTACTTTTTATCGCTTCAGGGATGGTAATTATTAGTTTAGTTATTGCACAAGTACTATTACCACTGATGACTAAACCGGCACCAAAAATTGTTATTGGTAATATGACCTTTAAACAAGCAAGGATTTATATACTAGAACATGTCATAGATTATTTAAATCAGAAGTCAACATTCGAAACAAGTTATCGTTACGGGAATGTAATTAAAGAGTATCATGACAAGTTAACCTTCTTAAAAACTGTTGAAAAAGACGATGAAAACTCTAAAGAATTAGAACGTTTGCAAAAAATTGCTTTTAATGTAGAAACAAAAACGTTAGAAGAACTAGTTGATAAAGGTGATATTACTAATAGTGTTCTTGAAAACTACATGCGTTATGCAGAAAGAACTCAAGTTTATAGACAAGCATCATTAATTAGAAGGATGATCGTACTTGCAAGAGGGGCTTTATTAAAACGTAGAGTTAAAACAAGAATTAATTCAGCTTCTTCCCTTAGTGTCACTGATAACTTAATGGAGCTTAATAAAATTAATAAAATGGTTCATTATAATGTAGTTAGTCGTTTAGCAAAAGAGACTAATAATGATAACAAACTAGAAGTAGGTATGGTATGTGATGGTTATCTAATGAGAATTGATAATTTAACACCAAGTAACTTCTTTAATTCAGAAAATGAAGATACTATAACTAAAATTAAATTAAATGCTTTACGTGAGCAACGACGTATTTTAAGGGAATTAATTGATAGTGATGAAGTTTCAGAAGGAACAGCATTAAAATTAAGAGAATCAATCAATTATGATGAAATGGTTATTGTCGATAGTATGACTTAA